Genomic DNA from Salvia miltiorrhiza cultivar Shanhuang (shh) chromosome 1, IMPLAD_Smil_shh, whole genome shotgun sequence:
CTCAATACAAAGTGATTTATTGGTAAGACTTGCACAGTTTCCCAGTAAATCCTCTCTTAAAAAATGAACATGAAAATTCTTGCTGTGGAGAGATCCACAAACATAATAGTAATACATTTTGCTCTTCTTCCAACTGCAGAGGTCGTCGATGTTTGATTATTAAGAGAAGCGAATTGAGAAGCCGTTTTCTGTGGTAGTGACAGCTGAGGGGCCGAAATCTTCAAAATCCGAATCTGATTCAAGACCTTCGTAATCCTTCCAATTAACAGAGGAATCCTCATCAGGACTCCCATGTTTAGGGGGAACCCTCAACTCTGATATAGGAACCGGTAACGGTTCTTCGATCAAATACTTATCATGAAGCAATTCCATCGCAGTAGCTCTGCTAGCTGGGTCATAATTTAATAGCTTTTTCACAAGAAGAACCTCATCAGGAGATCGATTGATGAGGCATGCTTCTATACCAGTCGATTTTTCAACTTTACCAAATGAGATTATGTTGTAGTCTGGAAGATGTACACAACCAGGCCAAACCTCCTCAGTCAAGTTACCCAAAACACTGAAAATTTTACCCAGCTGATCAATATCTGAAGTGCCCGGGAATAATGGTTCGAGACTCAGAAGCTCGCCAAAAATACAACCGAGTGACCACAGATCAATCTCCAGCCCATAGTTTGTGGAACCATAAAGTAGCTCTGGGGCTCTAAACCACCGAGTTCCAACACAGGAGGTAAGAGGACCATTCCCATCAACCCGGCCCTCCTCACCTTCATAAGAATAAGAATGCTGGAAAGGGTCCTCGAGATCACTTGTCGTGCATGTAGCGAGACAAGAAGCAGCTCCATCATGAGTTACGCTTTCTTCATCACCATCATTGGGAAACTCACCCATTCTGAGGTCTTCTGGCTCTGCAGCCCCCTTTTCACTGCTCTTTTCCACATGTTCTTGAATGACATGACCATCTAGTCTGGGAAGGATTTCAGCTGGTTGAGGAAAAGCTGCTTGATTTGACGAAGGCTGCTCGGCCAACTGATCATAAGCACCCTCATCAAGAAATCCAGGTGCAAGAAGTATCCTAGCCTAACCAGGGAAATGAACGATATTTCAGTGCCTGTGTAAACATTGATGTGCATAAATGATTATTGAAGAAAGAGACTGTACTATGACACTTATGACTCAAActgataaaattataaatttttagaggCCAGTCGGTAGTTTGTCATGCCAGCAGCTGAGCTAACTTCTTGCAACATTGTACAGTCCATACAAGATAGCATATACTGATATCGTGTTCAATGAAGCACATATCATTGATTCTCACAATTCAGAAAATCAGAATATTGCTCACCGAATATAACTATATAAGCAACCTTAAGTTCTTAACAATCagcaatattaaaaaataaccaAACGGAACTTCTCAtctatataaattttcaatttgaattACTTAAATTTTCTAATGTAAATCTGGAAACAGCATTAGAAAAATTCCCCAAACATCAGTAGAGTCAATTGATAGCGAGGCAATAATCAAGAATGATAACTAATACCAAAGAAGGAACTAGTCACAGAATAATGAGTACCCAGGCTTCCACAGAACATTGCTCATCCTAACTCAGAAGGTTCCAAACTGCCTTTCCGATTCTAAAACCTCACACTAAATAAGAATTAGAAAACAAGTAACAACGTGGGGCTCCCGGTACACAGATCAGCCACATCAGACTTGTTttagaataaaataaagtaacTACTAACTTGTAGAAACAAAATAAGAACGTACATTGACTCCTCTATACCTCTATGCTGATGAAACTCAAAGCCAATGAATTGGCAGAACTGTATCAAACATCAGCTGGGAAAAAATTACAATTCCAGATACTAGGGTTTGCATCCACAACCATTTGTTCAGAACTAAGATGCATACACATCTCTGAAGCCATCAAGCTCCACTAACAACACTGGCAGTTAAAATCATGAAAATGTTGCACAACTAAAAAAAGCTAACAGGATATAACAGATCAAAAGGCAAAAAGGAAATCAGCTAGGATAACTCCAACTCCTTACACCTAGCCTGTTCTGTAGTGTTGTCATAGATCAGATTAGGAAGACATCACTGTTTGGGCAATCTAATTTCTTCCCTGTGATTCTTATAGTTTATGCAAATAAcagatttattatttttgttattttgttcaagtaacattatgaatttttaaCACTTGAAATAGTAAGAGTAGCATTATCAGAAGACAAAATATGAAGGACAAAGATTCATAAGAGTATGCGCCGTGGATCCAAATAGGTTTGAGGGGCTAATCAGATGCATATGAAAGCATAATATTTGTGAACCTGCTGAGAAGATAACTTCAACAATATCCAAATCCTAGTAATGAGCTAATGAAGAGCTCGAAAATGCCAAGACATAATTAAACAGATATCCAAAGTGATGACAATGAGATACAAAAGTAATTGTTCAATTTCATGTGTGGGAGGGGAGATCAATGGTATGAGGATGAGTTGAAACCCTCAGAGAGCTACTTTCCTACATGTTATAAATTCATTATCCTAAGTCCTAACGGTCCTAAATCAAAGGCAACAATTCTCTTCTCACAAATATCATGATTAACATCATCTCTACAGAATGCTACATTCTCTTTAAATCAACGCAGTTTGAAAAATAATCTGTCAGCATAAGCATGACAAAAACTTCCCAACAGGGACAATATTATGGAATGAGAAGTTAATGGAAATAAAGAATGAAAATGCAAACCATGACCATGAGGCACCACAATCGCTAGCTCGAGTTACAATCAATTTTGAGCAGAtggaataattaataaaatgcaaTCGCTTGAGTGCCTTTTACGAGATTAGAAATATCTAATTGGAACCATCAGAAAAATCTATGTGGATCACAAGAAGTCAATTAATTCTAGCCAATACCGCTAGTTGACATAAGTTTTTGGCAGAAAATCCATTATTCTACGTTATCAAAGTTGATATGTAGAGATGTTTAAATGCATATTGTTAATGTAAACCTAAACTTATCGAAAACCACAGAAAAATTAATGGTAATTAAGGGATGATCAAGAAATTGTAGCATCTAAACTTGATGTTTCAACTTGTAACATCAACACTCCAGTCATAAACTCAAAGGGGAAAACCCTAAATTTTTTAATCAACTAATCCATACCTGGCCAAAATCGGCGATTTTGAGGATTCCGTCGGCAGAAATAAGCAGATTGGATGGCTTCAAATCCCTGTGAACAATCGAATTGCGGTGGCAGGCGTCGACCCCGCGCAAAATCTGCACCATCCAGCGCTTGAGCTCGCCGACTGTGATCCCACCGTCCCAGTCCTTCTTGGCGGCCTTGACGACGGCAGAGAGGTCGGTGGGCAGGTACTCGAGCACCAAAACGGCGTCCTCGTCGTCGCTCCAGAAGTACTCGTGGAGGAGGACAACATTGGGGCAGTTGTGGAGCGTCTGGAGGGCCTCGATCTCACGGAAGGCGGACTGGTAGTCGTGCACCTCCTTCAGGGCGACGGTGGTGGAGTCGGAGCGGCGGCGGGCCTTGTAGACGTCGGAGTAGGCGCCGGAGCCCACGCGCTCAAGGATCTCGTACTTGGCGGTGATCTCGCGGCGCGTGTGGATGCTCCAGCTCTTCGACGGCGGCTGCTCCATTGTCGGCCACTCGCTTTCGAGCGTTACGGAAGTAGAAGATGACTCACGTGACTTCTGCCTTCTCCGCACGTGCTTCTTCTCTTTCGAATTTAATTATTCTAACATTTTGGATCGAATAATTGCGGGTAAATTTATCAAACAACATAATAAGCTCAAAAAAATCGATCAACCATAACGGATTCGATGTTAATTTCATGGATCGTTATGACTTAAAATAAAATCTGATGGCAACATTacaatctatactatattaaaaaggtaatttttaattaaaaatcaattttaaattgatttgaatgataatttataaatattaaaaaaataaatgactaattgaaaatttatatttctataAGAATATGATTTATGACGgtttcttttaaattttagttaaaaATTTTGTGGGTCTTTTAACATGCAAATCATgttattttaaagaagaaaaaaaaaaccgaaatcaTGTGCCTAATTTCATTTCTCTTGCAAtaacacaaaatattttaattaattttttttattcaacttCAATAATACTgtcaatacatatatttttactTATTACTAGCTACGacaaatagttttttttttcttcttctttttatcaTCTAAGAAAGCTTGTATTTCCTTAATCTTATGATTTTTTAATCTcttccttttttatttatttattcgtttttcttttcttattccAAAAATAGTATAGCTTTATtatgataaaatattcaatatgtatatcaaattaaaaatagtGATGCAAGCTTTAGTTTGATATATACACCCTCCGTCCTTTAAAAATGTGCATCACTTTTGATgatacatattttaataaatgttacgTGAGTTtgttgtataaaaataaattttacatcaatccacataatatatatatatatatatatatatatatatatattataaaaatatagttATAACGATAACTTTTTTTGCATAAAtttgtctctttttttttttttttttgattcttttctaaaaatcgTCAAATTTCATTCATGAAGTAATATTTAGTATGCTTCTTAAATTAAAAACCATgtcaagatctttaatttggtataacaattataaataataaatttaagaaTGAATTttcatctacaaatttatattaattttaaagtataatttgtattaattttaatgtaaTTCTTTAGATGAATAATTAGCtatatatctaaaaataaaatttcttataatttaaatttatttaatttgtggtAATATTTTTGTacgaataatttatttatttatataaacatatttgatatttatataGATTAAAAATGAACCTTTAAATAtggtttacatttatttatttttaatttttcaaattcttcagtacatgttaaattttaatgtaaagttaaaataattattttacttttagttacATACAAAATATActaattcatttataaaaaattatttttaacttttttttgccttttcataatatcaatttttattattgtgaattcttctttatttttttatttttcaatattaagttcaaatatatttagttaaagttaattttttttattatatttacaaatatgataattgaattggtatcaattttataaaaatataaaaatatttatcgtgCATCGCAAGCAAATGTTAGTTTATTTTAACAAATAGAATCAATCAATAATTTAATGTGTTGAAAGGAGAAATTTGATATTTTGAGGCTCAGATTTGGATCAAGTATCTAGGTTTGATTCGTGTAGAACTCCACTGACAATAACTTGGTTTGTAATGTCATTCTAATAATGATACCCCCTCCTTACCTCTCTCATTTACTCAGTCCCCTGATTTAGGTCAATATATTGATCTTCTCTGTTACGAATCATGGGCATCGGTTTTTCTGAGCGAGGAAACCCCTAGATCCGATGCCAAATCGGAACATTTGGCGGCGAAATTAGGGGTCAAATCGGAGGAATCAGGGGCCAAAACAGAGGAATTGGGAGGGGAATCCACAAGTGGTGGCTCACGGCATCCGAAGGCCACCGTAGACTACTCGCCACACTGCTTCCTGCCTTGTTTTGGGTGAGATCTTCCATGTTTTTTGTGAATGTGTGCTGATTTGAAACTGTAATCTTGTGACTGTATGCAAGAGACCTAGGGTTTAATGGGTGATTTCATTGCTGAAATGATAAGAACATgctcatattaaaaaaaaatgcatctaTGATTTATTTGAGATGTAAGAGTATGAATTGTGTGCTGTTGGTTTAGTTGTTGTCTTGAGCATGTAATGTGTGTTGTTACTGATTTGGTGGTGATGTTTGGAGTGTGGGTGGTGTTGTTGGTGTAGTATGAATCTGGTGATGTTTGGAGTGTGAGTGGTGTTGTTGGTGTAGTATGAATCTGTATTTTGCTGCTTCAATTTGTTCATGGGACTGATGCCCACTACTCTACAAGGTAGAGTAGTGTTGGTGGCTACCCAAGAACTAATTTCATTCACACTCAAACTGCATTACAAGTTTTCAATTTACAAAAACAAATTGAAGCACAATAACTTCTTGCCTTTCAACTATGCATATAGgcatttacaaaaaataaaaaaccacTGCATATGCACTATTCAAGCAACAAAAACGAATTGAAGCACAATAACTTCTTGCCTTTCAACTATGCATATAGgcatttacaaaaaataaaaatccattGCATATGCACTATTCAAGCAACATTAAGGCATTGAATTGTTGTTCAATGCCTTCAACTGTTGTTTGATGAATACCTAAACGATGCTCGAGGTCTTCAAGGCCTTCCACTTCCCCTTTCTCCCGTAGATAGGCTATGGTCTCTTTGACCAGGTCTGTTGGAACTTCCAAACATTGAGGAAGAAGTTGTTGTCTTAACAGTGCCTCCTTCTTCATATGTGGAAGTTCGTAGCAGTTCTGCCCCTTAACCTTCATGATCTCTATCATGCAACCCTGCAAACTTAGGAAAACCTTCAATGTCATTGGTGCAAGTTCATCAAAGGAAGAAACCACTGCATTTACTAGGCTATCCACATCAAAGCAAACATTCTCTGTTTGCAGGCTTTGAATAGCCCTAAACCATCCAAGGTCATTTATATTATTGTCAGGGGAGTTTGGAGGCTGATGTATGATGTTGATGTCAAAACCATCTGTTGTTGCACAGTCTCTAAACTCTATATCCCCATTCTTGATATGTGGCCTAGCATTATCTTGTTGAATAAAGATAATCTTGCTTGCAAATGAAGGCCACTTGGCTTTAATAGCTGGAACAAGCTGTTTCAATTTGGAGTACACATTAAATATTCTGTTTCTGTGCAAGTGTCTTAAATGcagaattcatacattaaataTTCTCTACGCAATTCATCATAAATGCAGAACTCATGCATATTGCCATTCTGTTACATTTATCATAAATGCAGAACTCATGCATCTTGCTATTCTGTTACATTCATCATAAATGCAGAATTCATACACTAAGGGTTCTGTTCCAGCCATACCTGCTTGAT
This window encodes:
- the LOC130985667 gene encoding cyclin-dependent kinase F-1 encodes the protein MEQPPSKSWSIHTRREITAKYEILERVGSGAYSDVYKARRRSDSTTVALKEVHDYQSAFREIEALQTLHNCPNVVLLHEYFWSDDEDAVLVLEYLPTDLSAVVKAAKKDWDGGITVGELKRWMVQILRGVDACHRNSIVHRDLKPSNLLISADGILKIADFGQARILLAPGFLDEGAYDQLAEQPSSNQAAFPQPAEILPRLDGHVIQEHVEKSSEKGAAEPEDLRMGEFPNDGDEESVTHDGAASCLATCTTSDLEDPFQHSYSYEGEEGRVDGNGPLTSCVGTRWFRAPELLYGSTNYGLEIDLWSLGCIFGELLSLEPLFPGTSDIDQLGKIFSVLGNLTEEVWPGCVHLPDYNIISFGKVEKSTGIEACLINRSPDEVLLVKKLLNYDPASRATAMELLHDKYLIEEPLPVPISELRVPPKHGSPDEDSSVNWKDYEGLESDSDFEDFGPSAVTTTENGFSIRFS